TCCGGCAGCACGTCCTGCGGCAACAGCGAGACGTCGTCGCCGGCGGTGACCACCTTGCCCAGCAGGGCGAGCCGGAGCATCTCCGGGCTGACCGCCGCGACCACCTCCACCGGCCCGGTCAGGGTGACCCGGCTCGCCGGGGTCAGCGGCACCGGAGTCACCCGCACCTGACCACCGTCGTGGAGGCCGAGGTTGCCCAGCGTCAGGTCGTCGGCGTACAGCAGGACGGGGCTCGCGCCCGGCTTGGCCGCCGCCACGATTCCGGCGGTCTCCCGTCGGCCGGCCAGCCGGACCGGGTCGCCGGGGCGCAGACCCAGCGCGGTCAGCACCTCCGGGTGCAGCCGGACGACGCCCCGCCGGGCGTCCAGCGCCGCCGGCCGCAGGCTGGCCGTGAGAGTCAGGTCGGGTTGCGCCACCGCCCGACCGTAGCCGCCGCCAGCCAGTCCCGCGGTCAGCGCCGGGGATCCAACTCGTCCAGCAGCGACGGGTCCCGCCGGATCAGCTCCGCCAGCCGGGCGGCCGGGTCCGGGGTCAGCCCATTCGGGCCGGGTGCCCAGGCCGGCACCGTCCGGCCGGACAGCGGCCAGGCCGGCGGCGGCTCCACCGGGGCCGCCGAGGGCTCCGGACCGACGGTGACGTGCGCGCCGTCCCAGGAGATCAGCAATGGGTACGTCCGCCCGGCGTGCTCGACGCGGACGGTCACCGCCAGCCCCGGGTGGGCGCCGACGACCTGGCGTACCGCCTCGGCCACCTCCTCGACCGGGCCCCAGCCGGCCACCTCGCCGGGAGTGTCCCGCCCCGCGTGCCGACCCGGCCCGGCGTTGCGGGCGTCGGTGCGGCCGTTCCCGAGGTCGGCCGGTGCGCCGGCCGGACCCGGCGGTGTTGCGTTCTCGGCACGGTCGTTGGCCCGCCGGCGCAGCGCCTCCTCGCGCCGGGCCAGCCGGGCCAGCGTCTCGTCCAGGTCGCCCCTCACCAGATCACACCCCTTCCCGCCACGGCCGGAGCCGGTCGGCTCAGGCCCTCCTGTCCCGGGTGGCCCGGTCCAGCGCACGATCCAGGACGACCAGCAGGGCGTCCCGCACAGAGAGCCGGTCCCGGGCGTCGAACTGCACCAGAGGTACATGATCTCCGATGGCCAGCGCCCAGCGGATCTCACCCAGCTCCAGGGCCAGCCGCCCGTCGAAGGCGTTGACCCCGACCACGAACGGCAGGCCGGCCCGCTCGAAGAAGTCGATGGCCGGGAAGCAGTCGTCCAGCCGGGCACTGTCGACCACCACCAGCGCGCCGAGCGCGCCCCGGGCGAGGTCGTCCCACATGAAGCCGAACCGGGCCTGCCCCGGAGTGCCGAACAGGTACAGCTTCAGGCTTCGGTCGATGGTCACGCAACCGAAGTCCATCGCCACGGTGGTGGTGGTCTTGGCCGACCGGCCGCCGGGGTCGTCCACACCGATTCCGGCGCTGGTCATCTCGGCCTCGGTGGTCAGCGGCGCGATCTCGGAGATCGCCCAGACCGTGGTGGTCTTGCCCACCCCGAACCCGCCGGCAATCAGGATCTTGACCGGGACGGGCGGCGCGGCCGGCGGCCGGTGGGCCGGTGGTGGCGTCGACCCGGTGCTGGTCGGCAGCCGGTACGGCGGAGGTGGCGCGGCCGGTGGCTGCCCGGTGCGCCCGAGTGCGGGGCCGATGCCCGGCGAGGTGCCGTAGCGGGCGGCGGCGCTGTTGCCGACGAGTCCCCCGAGCGGGGCGACCGGCCATTCAGGAGATCGCACGGAGTCCATCAATCACTCGCAGGATGAGGTCGGGGTCGAAGGCGTTGTCGGCGTCGGTGACGTGCACATCCAGGTGCCCGGCGGCGCGCAGGTCGCCGACCAGGACCCGGGTTACGCCGAAGTGCAGCCGCGTCCGGGCCGAGAGCTCGGCCACCGAGATCGGCTCGGCGCAGAGCGCGATGATCGCCTGGAGCTCTGGTGCGAGTGGGACGGCCGGCGGGGCGATCCACGGACCGGTGTCCGGACGGATGGTCACCTGCGTCTCCAGCCCGATCGCCGGGTCCGCGCCCGCCACCCGTCCGGAGGTCAGCACGAACGGCCGGGGACCGGCCGGCCAGCCGTCACCCGCCTCCGGCGCTGGTTCCGCGGACCCGCCGCCGTCGGTGGAGGGCGCCGTGCGCAGGTAGGGACGGATCCGGGCCCCGGGCCCCGGATCCGGATCCTCACCTGCGACGTCGCGGGTCATTGCTGGACGGCGTTCTTCAGCTCGACGATCAGCCGCGGCGTGAGGGCGCCGCCGGCCCGTCCGGCGAAGAGCGTCATCTCGTACGCGACGGTGCCCAGGTTCGCCGACCGGTCCGCGACCACGCCGAGCACGGAACCACTGCTGATCGCGCTGATCAGCAGGTAGCCGTCGGCCATGTCGACGATGACCCGGTTGAGGCCGCCGAGGGCGTACCAGCTGGCCGCCCCGCCGGCGAGGCTGGTCATGCCGGAGACCACGGCGGCCAGCCGTTCCGCGTTGGACCGGTCCTTGATGGCCGACATGGCCATCAGCAACCCGTCCGAGGAGACCGCTATCGCCTCCAGCACCCCGGCCGTGCTGGAGGTGAAGGAGTCCAGCAGCCAGTTGAACGTGCGGGCCTCCGGGCTGAGGTCCCCGGCGCTGCCGGACTGGCTCTGGTGGTCGACGTTGTCGTGCAGGAAGGGGCTGGTCACTGGGCTGATCCTTCTTCGTTCCGGCGGTCTGGGCTGACTTCGCGGAGAGCGCGGGCGACGCCCGCCTCGAAATCGGTGATGAGATCGCGAACCTCGGCCGGGTCGCCGAGGTGCGGTCTGGTCGGCGGGGAGGGCGGGGTGGCGGTGACGTTCGCCCCGGGCACCCGCCGGCTCAGCCGGGGCCGGCCCGGCGTCGCCCCGGTCGGGCCGGCGCTGTCGGCCACCGTGGGGGCGAGACTCCCCGGAGTGGCGGGCAGGTCGACCGTCACGCTCGGGTGGCCGTTGCCGGCGGCGGCGCCGAGCTCCGCCCGTCGTACGCCGGATTGGAACGCCTCGACGAGCGCGCGGGCGGCTGCCGGGTCGGCGCCTGTGGCGTCCACCGGGCCGACCGGCGCGGAAGCGGCGGGCAGGTTGGCCCCGGGCACCCGCTGCCGGACCCGTGGGCCGGTCGGGGTGTCCGAAGGTCCCGGGCCCTCCGGTGCCGGCGCCGGTACGGTGCGGCCCGGGTGGCGGATGCCGGCGGCGGCAATGCCCGGGCCGCCACCGGTCGCCCCACGCCCCGGTCGTCGGGGCAGGCCCGAGTCGGTGGTGGGGAGGTCGACCGGTGCGGATGGCTTCGTGTTGGCGCCCGGTTCCCCGGTGCCGAACGCGTCCCAGGACGCACCGGACTCCAGGCTGCGGGTGGCCCGGCTGAGCACGTCCGAGTCGAAGCCGGCCGGTGCCGCGGTGGCCGTGAGGGACCGTGCGCCCCGGCTGTGGCCGAGCGCGGCCGGCGAGCGCCGATCCCGGTCCGGCACGGTGGCCCGGGCGACGGTGGCCCCGGCCCGGTCGGCGCGGCGCAACACCAGCGACGCCGGTGGGATCTCCAGTTGGGCGGTCACCCCGCCGCCGTCGGTGGCGGTCAGGCTCACCGCCCAGCCATGGCGGCGGGCCAACCGGCCCACCACGAAGAGGCCGAGCACCTCGGTCGGCGCCAGGTCGAGCCGTTCCCGCCGGGTGAGCCGTGCGTTCTCCTCGGCCAGCCGTTGCTCCGTCATCCCGATGCCGCGGTCCACCACAGTGATTCGGGCACCGAGCCCAGACGTCTCACCGGCCACCAGCACCCGGGTGTGCGGCGGGGAGAAGATGGTGGCGTTCTCCATCAGCTCGGCCAGCGCCAGAACGAGGTCGCCGACGACGGCCGGCGCGGCCGAGATGCCCGCCGGCACCCGCACCTCCACCCGGGTGTAGTCCTCGATCTCGCCGAGCGCCAGCCGGACCACGTCGGCCAGCGGCACCGGCGCGGTGTGCGCGTCCGCCCCGGCCGAGCCGGAGAGCACCACCAGGCTGCCGGCGTTGCGCCGCAGCCGGCTGGAGATGTGGTCGAGCCGGTACAGGTGCTCCAGCCGGCCCGGGTCCACCTCCTGCTGCTCCAGCCGGTCGATCAGGGCGAGCTGCCGGCCCACCAGGTTCTGGGTACGCCGGCCGACGTGGCCGAACATCTGCGCCACGTTGCGCCGGCCGGCGACCTGCCGTTCGACCAGCCGGGCCGCGGTGCTCTGCACCCGGTCGAAGGCCCGGGCCAGGTCGCCGATCTCGTCGTTGGCGCGGATGTCCACCGGATCCAGACGGACCGGCTGGGCGCTCTCCGCCTCGTCGTCGGTGACCCGGACCAGCTCCGCCTCGGCGACCCGGGCGACCCGGTCGGCGGAGCGGGTGAGCCGGGTCAACGGCCGGGCCACCGTACGGGCGACGGCCGTGCTGAGCAGCACCACGATCGCCAGGATCAGCGCCGCGGCGCCTCCGACGAGGTACGCGGCGATCAGCGCCCGCCGCTGCTCGGCGGTCACCTCGGCGAGTACGTCGGCGACCAGCTTCTTCTCGACGAACTGGCCGAGCCCGATCATCGAGCGGACGGACGGGAAGAGCACGTCCAGTGGAACGTCGCGGATCGCACCGGCCGGGTCCCGGGCGCTGGTGACCAGGAAGTCGGGGCTGGTACGGGCTGCCACGGCCACGTCGTTGAGCCGGGCCACCGTCAACTGTTCGGGCGTGATCAGACTGCGGAAGCGCTGGTTGTCCACCTGGAGGGCGGCCATGCACGCCACGTACCCGGCGCTGGCCTGCGCGCTGCCGGTCGCCTTGACCAGCACGATCAGGGTGGCGCAGGCGCCCAGCCCCTCGTCGGCGCGCAGCAGCCCGTCCAGGGCCAGCACCTGGCGGCCCGGCCGGGTGTCGGTGTCCACGCTGAACGCCAGCCGCAGCGACTCGATCATCCCTCGGTTGACCGGGCCGAACGCGTCCATCACCTGGGTGGGGCTCGCAGCGCGGGCAAGGACGGCGGTCCGCAGGTCGATGAGGCTGGACACCCCGTACAGGGCGTGGTCGACCTGGTCGGTCAGCGCGTCGCTTCCCCCGGCCCGCAGGTCGGCGACACGGTCGTCCACGTCGGCGGTCTTGCGGACCAGTTCGGCGCGTTCCACCCGGCCGAGCAGGAAGCCGACCGAGAGGATGCGTTCCTGTTGGAGGTCCTGCACCAGGCTGCCGACCCGGCTGGCGAGCCGCACCCGCTCGGCGATGTCGCTGGCGCGCTGCGCCGCGTCCACCCGGTCGAGCACCGCGGGCACGGCGAGGCCGACCATGCTGAGCAGGGGGATCACCACGAGCAGCGCGAGCTTGCCGCGGATCCGGAGCCTACCGAGCAGCATCTGACGGCCCCCACTGGGCGGATTCCGGGTCGCGGGTCGCGCCCACCGGTTGCAGTGGCCGCGGGTCAGCGGACCGTCCGGTGCGGATCGCCGGTTGCCAGGCGTCGCCCGATGGCGGGATGTCGCGGCTCTCCATGGGCGGTACGGGCATCGCGGCCCGGCGACGGGCCCGACGGCCGACGGCGACCAGCAGCGCGGCGAGCCAACCCAGCAGCAGCACGGCGGCGACCCCGGCGCCGGTTGCCAGCCAGCGGTCCCGGTCCAGCCGGTCGATCCGTTCGACCAGCAGGGCGTCCAGTTCGCTGAGGATGACCGGCTGGAGCCGGAGGGCGGCCGTGTGCGTGTCGAGCCGGGCGGCGGCCAGCCGGCCCGGGTCAACCGTTCCGGTGCCGGGGACCGGGGCGGAGTACGCGGCCAGCGCCTCCACCGAGCGCTGGTAGGTGTCCAGCGGGGTCAGCACGTTCGCGCCCAGGTCGGTGCTCTCCGAGCTGTCCACCGCGGAGCGCAGGTTGTCGACCAGGTCGGTGGCGGGCGCCAGGGCGGCCACCCGCAGGCCGGTCAGCTCGATCAGGCTGCGGGTCTGCTCGGCGGCCGGCCGGCGAGGGGCGAGCGTGCCCAGGTCGGCGAGCCGGCCGGCGAACACCACCGCCTCGGGCAGCTCCTGGCCGGCGCTGTCCTGCAGGAAGAAGGAGTCGGCACCCGGGTCGCGTACCAGCCCCGAGCTTTCCCGGACCTTGCGATGCAGGGCCAGCAGCAGATCGGTGACCTCGCCGTACGCGGTGTAGGCGGACTCCGGGTCGGTGGGGCTGCGTTCGCGCAGCGCCTCCAGTTTGGCCCGCAGACCGGCCCAGCGTTCCTGGCTGCGCAGCTCGGTGCCGATCCGGGCGTCCACCGCCGCGGCGTCCTCGACCGCGCGGGTCAGCGCCTCGCCGGTGGCGGGGCGGCCGTTGACCGCGGCGGACTGGGCCTCGACCAGGGCGTCGGTGACCGGGGCGAGGGCGCTGAGGTACTGCACGCCGAGCCGCTCCCGGGCGGCCAGGTCGCGGTTGTCACCGGTCTGCCGCCAGGTCTGCGTGAGGAGCAGACCCACCGGCGCCAGCAGCGCCGCGACGAGTAGCAGCGGCAGCACTCGGCCCCACATGGACGGCCGTCGACGGGCCCGTGGCGCGGGGACTGTCATGTGTGTGTCTCCTCCGGCGTCGGGCGGGGGCTCGGCGCGGTGTCGGGTTCGCCGACGAGTCCCGTGCACCGGACCGGAAAACTAGCCGAATCGTCCGTTGCCGAACGGTTGCCGGTGAGTCAGGTTTGCGTCAGTTCGAGCGATGTCACCGTTCGTCCGTGTTGCCGGCACGTTGCGTCCCATCGGCGGGTGTGACATGAAGGGATCGAGGTGGATATCCGCCGAAGATCGGAATTCACGTGATCCGAACTCAACTCACTGTGCCGCGTCTGACGGTGCGCGGTCGCACCTGGCCGAACCGCCGATCGGGGCAACCGGACGGACGTACGGCGGATCTCAGCCAACGCTCAGCCGGCGGCCCGTACCGTGTGCCGCATGAGATCGCCGTCGCCGGCCGCGTGGTTCCGGCGTGCCCTGCCCACCCGCCGCCGAGCGATCGCCGCAGCGGCTGTCGTCGTGCTCCTGGTGGCCGCCGTGACCTGGGCGGTGTGGCCGCGGGGATCGGGTGTACGCACCGAGAGCGGGATGCTCACGGTCCGCTCCGGACCGGCCGGCGACCAGCCGGTGGACCTGGACACCACCTTCTACCTGCCGACCGACGCCTCGTCCGATCACCAGGTGCCGGCGGTGCTGCTGGCGCACGGGTTCGGCGGCACCAAGGAGTCGGTGCGCTCCGACGCGGAGGAGTTCGCCGGGCGCGGCTACGCGGTGCTCACCTGGACCGCGCGGGGCTTCGGCCGCAGCGGCGGCGAGATCCACCTGGACAACCCGGACTACGAGGTACGCGACGCGCAACGGCTGCTGGACTGGCTGGCCGCCCGGCCGGAGGTGCGCGCCGACGGTGCTGGCGACCCGAAGGTCGGCGTGGTCGGCGGCTCGTACGGCGGCGGGTTGGCGCTGCTGCTGGCCGCCCAGGACCGCCGGGTGGACGCGATCGTCCCCATGATCACTTGGAACGACCTGTCCCGGGCGTTCCTGCCGGAGAGCACCGGCGGGGCGCCGACCGAGGGCGTCTTCAAGAAGGGCTGGGCCGGTCTCTTCTTCGGCGGAGGCGGCAACGTGGGCTCCGGCCCGGCCGGGTTCTCCGGCGGGACCGCCGCCCAGCCGCAGGGCGCGCCGGCGTCCGCCGGCCCACCCAGCCCGGGGCCGGGCGCCGGCCCGGGTACCGGTCCCGGTGGCGCTCCGGCGGGTGCCGCCGACCCGTCCTGCGGCCGGTTCGCCGCCGACGTGTGTGCCGCGTACCTGCGGATCGCCACCACCGGTCGGGCCGACCAGGCCGCCGTGGACCTGCTGCGCCGGTCCAGCCCGGCGGGCGTGCTGGACCGCATCAAGGCGCCCACCCTGCTTGTGCAGGGCGAGGCGGACACCCTCTTCCCCCTCGGTGAGGCGGACGCGAACGCCCGGGGCATCGCCGCCAGCGGCACCCCGGTACGCGTCGCCTGGTTCACCGGCGGGCACGACGGCGGCAGTGGACCCCGCTCGGACGAGGACCGGGTGAAGTTCCTGACCGTCCAGTGGCTCGACCACTACGTCAAGGGCGAGGGCGACCCGCCCGGTGACGACTTCACCTGGTCGCGGATCGCCGGCTTCGACGCGCTCGACCGGGGTCTGGTCGCCACCGGTTTCCGCCGCGCCGACTACCCGGGCCTGACCGGCAACGC
Above is a window of Micromonospora coriariae DNA encoding:
- a CDS encoding GTP-binding protein yields the protein MDSVRSPEWPVAPLGGLVGNSAAARYGTSPGIGPALGRTGQPPAAPPPPYRLPTSTGSTPPPAHRPPAAPPVPVKILIAGGFGVGKTTTVWAISEIAPLTTEAEMTSAGIGVDDPGGRSAKTTTTVAMDFGCVTIDRSLKLYLFGTPGQARFGFMWDDLARGALGALVVVDSARLDDCFPAIDFFERAGLPFVVGVNAFDGRLALELGEIRWALAIGDHVPLVQFDARDRLSVRDALLVVLDRALDRATRDRRA
- a CDS encoding DUF742 domain-containing protein — its product is MTRDVAGEDPDPGPGARIRPYLRTAPSTDGGGSAEPAPEAGDGWPAGPRPFVLTSGRVAGADPAIGLETQVTIRPDTGPWIAPPAVPLAPELQAIIALCAEPISVAELSARTRLHFGVTRVLVGDLRAAGHLDVHVTDADNAFDPDLILRVIDGLRAIS
- a CDS encoding roadblock/LC7 domain-containing protein, with product MTSPFLHDNVDHQSQSGSAGDLSPEARTFNWLLDSFTSSTAGVLEAIAVSSDGLLMAMSAIKDRSNAERLAAVVSGMTSLAGGAASWYALGGLNRVIVDMADGYLLISAISSGSVLGVVADRSANLGTVAYEMTLFAGRAGGALTPRLIVELKNAVQQ
- a CDS encoding sensor histidine kinase; this translates as MLLGRLRIRGKLALLVVIPLLSMVGLAVPAVLDRVDAAQRASDIAERVRLASRVGSLVQDLQQERILSVGFLLGRVERAELVRKTADVDDRVADLRAGGSDALTDQVDHALYGVSSLIDLRTAVLARAASPTQVMDAFGPVNRGMIESLRLAFSVDTDTRPGRQVLALDGLLRADEGLGACATLIVLVKATGSAQASAGYVACMAALQVDNQRFRSLITPEQLTVARLNDVAVAARTSPDFLVTSARDPAGAIRDVPLDVLFPSVRSMIGLGQFVEKKLVADVLAEVTAEQRRALIAAYLVGGAAALILAIVVLLSTAVARTVARPLTRLTRSADRVARVAEAELVRVTDDEAESAQPVRLDPVDIRANDEIGDLARAFDRVQSTAARLVERQVAGRRNVAQMFGHVGRRTQNLVGRQLALIDRLEQQEVDPGRLEHLYRLDHISSRLRRNAGSLVVLSGSAGADAHTAPVPLADVVRLALGEIEDYTRVEVRVPAGISAAPAVVGDLVLALAELMENATIFSPPHTRVLVAGETSGLGARITVVDRGIGMTEQRLAEENARLTRRERLDLAPTEVLGLFVVGRLARRHGWAVSLTATDGGGVTAQLEIPPASLVLRRADRAGATVARATVPDRDRRSPAALGHSRGARSLTATAAPAGFDSDVLSRATRSLESGASWDAFGTGEPGANTKPSAPVDLPTTDSGLPRRPGRGATGGGPGIAAAGIRHPGRTVPAPAPEGPGPSDTPTGPRVRQRVPGANLPAASAPVGPVDATGADPAAARALVEAFQSGVRRAELGAAAGNGHPSVTVDLPATPGSLAPTVADSAGPTGATPGRPRLSRRVPGANVTATPPSPPTRPHLGDPAEVRDLITDFEAGVARALREVSPDRRNEEGSAQ